The Amycolatopsis japonica nucleotide sequence TACGCGGACCACATGCGGGCGCTGCACGCCGGCGTGGGGGAGATGGTCTCGACGGCGATCGAGGCCGGTGTCCAGGTGTACGCGGGAAGCGACGCGGGCGGCATGGTCGAGCACGGAAGGCTCGTCGACGAGATCGAGGCCTTGCACAAGGCGGGCATGTCCGCGGAGCAGGCGCTGGCTTCGGCTTCGTGGGCGGCTCGCGACTGGCTCGGCGTACCGGGAATCGTCGACGGCGCTTCGGCCGACCTGCTCGTTTACCCGTCCGATCCGCGCGAGGATCTCGCGGTGCTCCGCCATCCGAGCCATATCGTGCTGCGTGGCAAGATCTACGCCTGACCCGACTCCGTCCGTTACGGAAGCGGCACTTAGCGTGGAGGCGTGGTGGACGACGGGCAGGCTCGCGAGCGTCTGGTGCTCGGAGCGCACTGGGGTTTCGTAGCGTTCTTCGCGGGCATCGCCGGATACCACCTCGTCACGCTCGTCATGAGCTTCCTGATGTCGGGCCGCTTCGGCGGCTACGACCCGCTCGAACTCCGTGACGTCGGCCCGCTGCTGATCCTCGCGTTCCTGCCGACCCTCGTCCTCGGACTCGGCCCTGTGGTCGGTTCACACGTCTGGGGACAGGGGCTTCGCGCGGACTTCGGGCTCAAACCCACGTGGCGCGACGTACGGATCGGGCTCGCCTGCGGAGCCGCCGCGCTCGCCGCCGGCTACCTCCTCAATCTGCTCCTGCTGGCCGTCTACGGGACCGACAGCGACGACAGGACCTTCTCCGACGTCTCGCCCGGACCGATCACCGAACTGTCGGGAACCACCGAAGGCGACACGATCTGGCTGGTGCTGGCCGCGGTCATCGTCGTCCTCGCCGCTCCGGTCACCGAAGAACTGCTCTTCCGCGGCACGCTGTGGAACGCCATGGGCTTCCATCGCCTGCCTTCCTGGGTGATCCTGCTGGTCACCGCGCTGGTGTTCGCCCAGTTGCACGGGGAGGCCGCGCGCACGATC carries:
- a CDS encoding CPBP family intramembrane glutamic endopeptidase, which produces MDDGQARERLVLGAHWGFVAFFAGIAGYHLVTLVMSFLMSGRFGGYDPLELRDVGPLLILAFLPTLVLGLGPVVGSHVWGQGLRADFGLKPTWRDVRIGLACGAAALAAGYLLNLLLLAVYGTDSDDRTFSDVSPGPITELSGTTEGDTIWLVLAAVIVVLAAPVTEELLFRGTLWNAMGFHRLPSWVILLVTALVFAQLHGEAARTIALFGQGIAIGLARYLSGRVSASVIAHAANNLPPAVLLFAAR